DNA from Branchiostoma lanceolatum isolate klBraLanc5 chromosome 6, klBraLanc5.hap2, whole genome shotgun sequence:
GTACATGTTACGGTGGCAGCAGGAGGAGAAGGCCGTCGTCAGAATTTACCTGGTGGCTGCGGGATGGGGCGCGACACTGCCCGTCTGACAGACTCAACTGGACGGTAACGTCCATTCAACCTTTATCCGGCAGCCTTTATATACTATTTAATACTAGTATAATCCGCCACAATTCAGAACTCATCCGCATGGCGGCGCGAAGCTAACAAGTAACATTCTTAAACTTCGTTTGACCCTGACATGTATAAATGATTAAACCAGGCTGTCGCGACTAGCTTCGAACTTTGTACCGACCCGCGCAAGAGGCAGTGAGTATAAAAACAGACGTCACAGTGCATAGAAAGCAACGTGTACACCTCATAAGGAGGAGTATCACTTCCGCCGGCAACATTACGTCACTACTAATGAAAGGTCAAGTGCAAGGTGAAACCATGGAGCAGACTTCCTGCGGCAAAAGTTCGGCATCTGAAGAAGAGTTCAAACAAAGTTCACAGCCGACATCTACCAAGCGGATCTGGAAAAACCTTCTCGTGTTAGCCTCGGTTTTCCTTGTGAACTTCACGTCGTTTCGGGCCATACAGAATCTTCAGAGCACGCTGAACAGCGAGGCTGGGCTGGGCGTCGTGTCGCTGAGCTGTGTTTACGCCAGTATGGTGCTGTCGTGCCTGTACGCACCACTTTTCATCCACAAGGTCGGATCGTGCAAATGGACTGTTGTCGTCTGTCTGTTCGGACATGTTTTGTACACAGGCTCCAATTTCTACCCGTCCTGGTTTACTCTCATACCGTCTTCAATCTTGCTGGGGTCTATTTCGGGTCCGCTTTGGACGGCTCAAATCACGTATTTGACAAGTTCCGCTCAGGAATATGCCAAAGTAGCACAACATGGTAGCCCAGAGGGAGACATTTCCAAGTTCAACGGCGTGTTTTATTTCATCTTCGAATTGGCGGGACTCAGCGGCAATCTTATTTCTTCCCTAGTCCTTTCTAAGGGAAGACAGGACATCGGGAAGGGGGAGTTCTGCGGTGCGATGGATTGTGGGACTGAAACCAACTGGACTTCTAATCATTACGTCACCAACTCGAGCACGTCTTCCGTCATAAGTAACAACTCAACCGGACTTCCAGACGACAAGCAACAGGTGATAGTGTACACACTTTTCGGGGTCTTCCTTGCGTGCAACATCTTAGCAGCGTTGATTGCATGGCTGTGTCTCGACAAGGATGTCAAAAACTTGGAGAAGACGTCTGCTGAGTCAATCCAGGTGTCCCAACTTCTACTGCGCACAGTCCGAGTGTTTAAGGACATTGACTATGTGCTCCTGATGCCGTTGCTGGTGATCGTTGGGATGTCCGAGGCCATCGTGGCTGGAGACATCACAAAGGTGAGGAGTGCTTTGTATATAGAGCATTTTACGGGCCCTTTGCATGCTGGGAAAATGGAGAACCCTGGGTAGTTAGTAGAGGACGTCACCCGGCCCATAATTCCGTGTTTC
Protein-coding regions in this window:
- the LOC136436477 gene encoding protein unc-93 homolog A-like, with the protein product MKGQVQGETMEQTSCGKSSASEEEFKQSSQPTSTKRIWKNLLVLASVFLVNFTSFRAIQNLQSTLNSEAGLGVVSLSCVYASMVLSCLYAPLFIHKVGSCKWTVVVCLFGHVLYTGSNFYPSWFTLIPSSILLGSISGPLWTAQITYLTSSAQEYAKVAQHGSPEGDISKFNGVFYFIFELAGLSGNLISSLVLSKGRQDIGKGEFCGAMDCGTETNWTSNHYVTNSSTSSVISNNSTGLPDDKQQVIVYTLFGVFLACNILAALIAWLCLDKDVKNLEKTSAESIQVSQLLLRTVRVFKDIDYVLLMPLLVIVGMSEAIVAGDITKSYVSCVLGVQMVGYAMLSFSLTSSVCSPVFGHLTKYMGTRTLILAAVAANTVLLIYMLLWQPDEDSLARILSVSGGWGVVRAVWHTQLYAVLGATFPSNQEAVFANTKMTQGLGNMLVFSYSSALCMDVKLYIYMAILALGTVGYGALEWKTRNKNNTEADTLDSTVDRGKGRDAAPETCDLMERETSL